In Rhodobacter xanthinilyticus, a single window of DNA contains:
- a CDS encoding iron-containing alcohol dehydrogenase has translation MFGALLTPERLSLTRGCSAALPREAARFGTRAALVHSASLPKARLHPMFDGLTAAGITVQGYASSGEPDFAGLTAALHHLKPFDPDLVIAVGGGATIDLAKAIAALLPATGDLLRHFEIVGAGAPLEAAPLPMIALPTTAGTGAEATKNAVIAFPDHRLKVSLRDERMIPRLALVDPALTDGCPRSVTLASGFDALTQVIEPYLCARATALTDALCRDAIPRAIPALRRLKEGEDPQARDEMARVSLFGGIALANAGLGAVHGFAGPLGGQLGAAHGALCGRLLPEVLIENRAALGADQSAMAARFGEVDHWLAEGLGAEAGAGFSALRAFADACGLPRLAALGLRSEAFAEAIRAAKSASSMRANPVVLSDAALEAILIRAL, from the coding sequence ATGTTCGGCGCGCTTCTCACCCCCGAACGCCTCTCGCTCACCCGCGGCTGCAGTGCCGCCCTGCCCCGAGAGGCGGCGCGCTTTGGCACGCGTGCAGCTCTCGTGCACTCGGCCTCGCTGCCGAAGGCCAGATTGCATCCGATGTTTGACGGGCTCACGGCGGCCGGGATCACGGTGCAAGGCTACGCGTCCTCCGGCGAGCCGGATTTTGCCGGCCTTACCGCAGCGCTGCACCATCTCAAGCCCTTCGATCCGGACTTGGTCATCGCGGTCGGCGGCGGTGCGACCATCGATCTGGCCAAGGCCATTGCCGCGCTGCTGCCCGCCACGGGCGATCTGCTCCGGCATTTCGAGATCGTGGGCGCGGGTGCGCCGCTCGAAGCGGCCCCCCTGCCGATGATCGCGCTCCCCACGACGGCAGGCACCGGCGCTGAGGCCACGAAAAACGCCGTGATCGCGTTCCCCGACCACCGCCTCAAGGTCAGCCTGCGCGATGAACGCATGATCCCGCGGCTGGCGCTTGTGGATCCTGCCCTCACCGACGGCTGCCCGCGTTCGGTGACGCTCGCATCCGGCTTCGATGCGCTGACACAGGTGATCGAACCCTATCTCTGCGCCCGCGCCACCGCGCTCACGGACGCGCTTTGCCGCGATGCCATTCCCCGCGCGATCCCGGCCCTGCGTCGCCTGAAGGAGGGCGAAGATCCGCAGGCACGCGACGAGATGGCCCGCGTGTCGCTCTTCGGCGGCATCGCCTTGGCCAACGCGGGCCTTGGCGCGGTGCATGGCTTTGCGGGCCCGCTCGGCGGCCAGCTCGGGGCCGCCCATGGCGCGCTTTGCGGCCGGCTTTTGCCGGAAGTCCTGATCGAGAACCGGGCCGCGCTCGGCGCAGACCAGAGCGCGATGGCGGCGCGGTTCGGGGAGGTCGATCATTGGCTTGCCGAAGGCCTTGGCGCGGAGGCTGGCGCGGGCTTTTCCGCGCTGCGTGCCTTTGCCGATGCGTGCGGCCTGCCACGGCTCGCGGCCCTCGGTCTCAGGTCCGAAGCTTTCGCGGAAGCAATCCGCGCCGCCAAAAGTGCCTCCTCCATGCGGGCGAATCCGGTCGTGCTGTCGGACGCTGCACTCGAAGCCATTCTTATACGCGCGCTCTGA
- the glpK gene encoding glycerol kinase GlpK, which produces MDYILAIDQGTTSSRAIIFDAALTPIASAQEEFPQHFPASGWVEHDPADLWSTVAATSRAALERAGLDASAIRAIGITNQRETTLVWDRHTGLPVYNAIVWQDRRTSELCTTLREEGFEEIITEKTGLLCDPYFSATKLAWILDTVEGARARAEAGDLLFGTVDSYLIWKLTGGRVHATDATNAARTMLFDIRNLRWSSTICARLGIPMRMLPEVRDCAADFGRTRADLFGVEIPILGVAGDQQAATVGQACFAPGMMKSTYGTGCFALLNTGATPLRSKNRMLTTIAYQLDGKPTYAIEGAIFIAGAVVQWLRDGLQIIRSASETQSLAQAADPAQDVVLVPAFTGLGAPYWNAECRGASFGLTRATGPKEIARAALESVGFQTRDLWSAMQDDWAASGLASAQTTLRVDGGMTANDWAMQFLADILGAAVDRPAVLETTAKGVAWLAGYKAGLCASPEAFAAEWAVERTFTPQMDEPERAQRYSRWQRAIHATLDFG; this is translated from the coding sequence ATGGACTATATTCTCGCAATCGACCAAGGTACGACCTCGTCGCGCGCCATCATTTTTGACGCAGCGCTCACGCCCATCGCCTCCGCCCAAGAAGAATTCCCCCAGCATTTCCCCGCTTCGGGCTGGGTCGAGCATGATCCGGCTGATCTGTGGTCAACGGTGGCTGCCACCAGCCGTGCCGCTCTAGAGCGCGCGGGGCTCGACGCCAGCGCCATCCGCGCCATCGGCATCACCAACCAGCGCGAGACGACACTGGTCTGGGATCGGCACACCGGCCTTCCGGTCTACAACGCCATCGTCTGGCAAGACCGCCGCACCTCCGAGCTGTGCACCACCCTGCGCGAGGAGGGGTTCGAGGAGATCATCACCGAAAAAACCGGCCTGCTCTGCGACCCCTATTTCTCCGCCACCAAACTGGCTTGGATCCTCGATACGGTAGAGGGCGCCCGCGCCCGCGCCGAGGCCGGCGATCTGTTGTTTGGCACCGTTGACAGCTACCTGATCTGGAAGCTCACCGGCGGGCGCGTGCATGCCACGGACGCGACGAATGCCGCGCGCACCATGCTCTTCGATATCCGCAACCTGCGCTGGTCCTCGACGATCTGCGCAAGGCTCGGCATCCCGATGCGGATGCTGCCCGAAGTCCGCGATTGCGCGGCCGATTTCGGGCGCACCCGTGCCGATCTCTTCGGCGTCGAAATTCCGATCCTCGGCGTGGCGGGCGATCAGCAGGCCGCCACGGTGGGGCAGGCCTGCTTCGCACCCGGCATGATGAAATCGACCTATGGCACCGGCTGCTTCGCGCTCCTCAACACGGGCGCAACGCCGCTGCGCTCGAAAAACCGTATGCTCACCACCATCGCCTATCAACTCGACGGCAAGCCCACCTATGCCATTGAAGGCGCGATCTTTATCGCCGGTGCCGTGGTGCAATGGCTGCGTGACGGTTTGCAGATCATCCGCTCCGCCTCCGAGACCCAAAGCCTCGCGCAGGCCGCCGATCCGGCTCAGGATGTGGTGCTTGTGCCCGCCTTCACCGGCCTCGGCGCGCCCTATTGGAACGCCGAATGCCGTGGCGCGAGCTTCGGCCTCACCCGCGCCACCGGCCCCAAGGAAATCGCTCGCGCGGCGCTGGAAAGTGTGGGCTTCCAGACCCGTGATCTTTGGTCGGCGATGCAGGATGATTGGGCGGCCAGCGGCCTCGCCTCGGCGCAAACCACCTTGCGTGTGGATGGTGGCATGACCGCGAATGATTGGGCCATGCAATTCCTCGCCGATATTCTCGGCGCCGCTGTGGACCGACCTGCTGTGCTGGAGACCACGGCGAAAGGCGTCGCCTGGCTCGCAGGCTACAAGGCAGGCCTTTGCGCCTCTCCGGAGGCCTTCGCGGCAGAATGGGCAGTCGAGCGCACGTTCACACCGCAGATGGATGAGCCTGAGCGCGCGCAGCGCTACAGCCGCTGGCAACGCGCCATTCACGCAACATTGGACTTCGGCTGA
- a CDS encoding ABC transporter substrate-binding protein has protein sequence MKLHLTTAMALALMATAPAYAGIEEGKAFLDSEIGDLSALSRADQEAELQWFVDAAKPYEGMEIKVVSETIATHEYESKVLAPAFTALTGIKVTHDLIGEGDVVEKLQTQMQSGENIYDAYINDSDLIGTHWRYKQARNLTEWMAGDGKAVTNPGLDLADFIGTKFTTGPDGKLYQLPDQQFANLYWFRQDWFSDEKTKADFKAKYGYDLGVPVNWSAYEDIAEFFTGRDMSYIGGPAKVYGHMDYGKKDPSLGWRFTDAWLSMAGAGDKGEPNGLPVDEWGIRVNEKSQPVGSCVARGGDTNGPAAVYSIEKYIDWLTKYAPPAAAGMVFSEAGPVPAQGEVAQQMFWYTAFTADMVKDGLPVVNEDGTPKWRMAPSPHGAYWEEGMKVGYQDAGSWTLMESTPVDRAQAAWLYAQFVTSKTVDVKKSHVGLTFIRESSIQHPSFTERAPKLGGLVEFYRSPARVAWSPTGTNVPDYPKLAQLWWQNIGDASSGAKTPQEAMDSLCAEQEKVLARLERAGVQGDLGPKLNEEMDAQYWFDQPGAPKPKLENEREEPKTVAYDDLIASWK, from the coding sequence ATGAAACTGCATCTGACCACCGCCATGGCGCTTGCGCTGATGGCAACCGCACCGGCCTACGCCGGAATCGAAGAGGGCAAAGCCTTCCTCGACAGCGAAATTGGTGATCTCTCGGCGCTCTCGCGCGCCGATCAGGAAGCCGAGTTGCAATGGTTCGTCGACGCGGCCAAGCCCTATGAGGGCATGGAAATCAAGGTCGTCTCCGAGACCATTGCCACCCATGAGTATGAATCGAAAGTGCTGGCTCCGGCCTTCACCGCGCTCACCGGCATCAAGGTCACCCATGACCTGATCGGCGAAGGGGACGTCGTCGAGAAACTGCAAACCCAGATGCAGTCGGGCGAGAACATCTATGACGCTTACATCAACGACAGCGACCTGATCGGCACCCATTGGCGCTACAAGCAGGCCCGCAACCTCACCGAGTGGATGGCAGGCGACGGCAAAGCGGTCACCAACCCCGGTCTCGATCTGGCCGACTTCATCGGCACCAAATTCACCACCGGTCCGGACGGCAAGCTTTACCAGCTTCCCGACCAGCAGTTCGCCAACCTCTACTGGTTCCGTCAGGACTGGTTCTCCGACGAGAAAACCAAGGCTGATTTCAAAGCCAAATACGGCTATGACCTCGGCGTTCCGGTGAACTGGTCGGCCTATGAGGACATCGCGGAATTCTTCACCGGCCGTGACATGAGCTACATCGGCGGTCCGGCCAAGGTCTATGGCCACATGGACTATGGCAAGAAAGACCCGAGCCTCGGCTGGCGCTTCACCGATGCCTGGCTCTCGATGGCCGGTGCCGGCGACAAGGGCGAGCCGAACGGCCTTCCGGTCGATGAATGGGGCATCCGCGTCAACGAGAAGTCGCAGCCGGTGGGCTCTTGCGTCGCCCGTGGCGGCGATACCAATGGCCCCGCTGCCGTCTACTCGATCGAGAAATACATCGACTGGCTCACCAAATACGCGCCTCCGGCAGCCGCAGGCATGGTCTTCTCGGAAGCCGGTCCGGTTCCGGCGCAGGGCGAAGTGGCACAGCAGATGTTCTGGTACACCGCCTTCACCGCTGACATGGTCAAGGATGGCCTGCCCGTGGTGAACGAGGATGGCACGCCGAAATGGCGCATGGCCCCCTCGCCGCATGGCGCCTATTGGGAAGAGGGCATGAAGGTCGGCTATCAGGACGCAGGCTCCTGGACGCTGATGGAAAGCACCCCCGTGGACCGCGCGCAGGCCGCATGGCTCTACGCGCAATTCGTGACCTCCAAAACGGTGGATGTGAAGAAATCGCATGTGGGCCTAACCTTCATCCGCGAATCCTCGATCCAGCACCCGTCCTTCACCGAACGCGCGCCCAAGCTTGGCGGTCTGGTCGAGTTCTACCGCTCGCCCGCCCGTGTGGCATGGTCGCCCACCGGCACCAACGTGCCCGACTATCCGAAGCTGGCGCAGCTCTGGTGGCAAAATATCGGTGACGCCTCCTCGGGCGCCAAAACCCCGCAAGAGGCGATGGACAGCCTCTGCGCCGAGCAAGAGAAGGTGCTTGCCCGCCTTGAGCGCGCTGGCGTGCAAGGCGATCTGGGGCCGAAGCTCAACGAGGAAATGGATGCGCAATACTGGTTCGACCAGCCGGGCGCACCCAAGCCGAAGCTCGAGAACGAGCGCGAGGAGCCGAAGACCGTTGCCTATGACGATCTGATCGCGTCCTGGAAATAA
- a CDS encoding DUF2160 domain-containing protein: MAWMAWTLPTAAFFGTIALLLALFTVLAIKFPETPRLGILRFETTRGDRLFISLLGSGFINLIWLATMGAPLWGALALCLVFAFAVFAWV; encoded by the coding sequence ATGGCTTGGATGGCCTGGACCCTGCCGACCGCCGCCTTCTTCGGCACCATCGCCCTGCTTTTGGCGCTGTTCACGGTGCTGGCGATCAAATTCCCCGAAACGCCCCGCCTTGGCATCTTGCGTTTCGAAACAACCCGTGGCGACCGGCTGTTCATCAGCCTGCTGGGATCGGGGTTCATCAACCTGATCTGGCTCGCCACCATGGGTGCCCCGCTCTGGGGGGCGCTCGCCCTGTGCCTCGTCTTCGCCTTCGCGGTTTTCGCTTGGGTCTGA
- a CDS encoding carbohydrate ABC transporter permease: MRIPTRGLVMAAYLTFLMIPIYWLVNMSLKTNTEITGAFTLWPETLTFANYLTILTDPSWYMGYVNSLIYVVLNTVISISVALPAAYAFSRYRFLGDKHLFFWLLTNRMAPPAVFALPFFQLYSSVGLFDTHIAVALAHCLFNVPLAVWILEGFMRGVPKEIDETAYIDGYSFPAFFGKIFLPLIASGVGVAAFFCFMFSWVELLLSRTLTSVNAKPIAATMTRTVSASGMDWGVLAAAGVLTIIPGALVIYFVRNYIAKGFALGRV; encoded by the coding sequence ATGCGCATCCCGACCCGAGGCCTCGTGATGGCCGCCTATCTCACCTTCCTGATGATCCCGATCTACTGGCTGGTGAACATGAGCCTGAAGACCAACACCGAGATCACCGGTGCCTTCACGCTCTGGCCCGAAACCCTCACCTTCGCGAACTACCTGACGATCCTGACCGATCCGAGCTGGTATATGGGCTATGTGAACTCGCTGATCTATGTGGTGCTCAACACCGTCATCTCGATCAGCGTGGCGCTGCCCGCCGCCTATGCCTTCTCGCGCTACCGGTTCTTGGGCGATAAGCACCTGTTCTTCTGGCTGCTCACCAACCGGATGGCCCCGCCTGCGGTTTTCGCGCTGCCCTTCTTCCAGCTCTATTCCTCGGTTGGCCTGTTTGACACCCATATCGCTGTGGCGCTTGCGCATTGCCTCTTCAACGTGCCACTCGCGGTCTGGATCCTTGAAGGTTTCATGCGCGGCGTGCCCAAGGAAATCGACGAGACCGCCTATATCGACGGCTATTCCTTCCCCGCCTTCTTCGGGAAGATCTTCCTGCCGCTGATTGCCTCGGGTGTGGGGGTGGCTGCCTTCTTCTGCTTCATGTTCTCGTGGGTCGAGCTGCTCCTGTCGCGCACCCTCACCTCGGTGAACGCAAAGCCGATCGCCGCCACGATGACGCGCACCGTCTCCGCCTCCGGCATGGATTGGGGCGTGCTCGCCGCCGCGGGCGTGCTCACCATCATCCCCGGTGCGCTCGTGATCTATTTCGTCCGCAACTACATTGCCAAGGGCTTTGCCCTCGGCCGGGTTTGA
- a CDS encoding carbohydrate ABC transporter permease — MDKTLNNKAWFLVLPVLLLVAFSAVVPLMTVVNYSVQDTFGNNEFFWAGLDWFDEMLHSERMWDALGRQAMFTAIILAIEVPLGIFVALNMPKRGFWASFCLVTMALPLLIPFNVVGTIWQIFGRVDIGLLGHTLAALGIDYNYTNDALDAWATVITMDVWHWTSLVALLAYAGLQSIPEAYYQAAKIDQATRWAVFRFIELPKMQGVLLIAVLLRFMDSFMIYTEPFVVTGGGPGNATTFLSIDLVKMAIGQFDLGPAAAFSIMYFLVILLISWVFYTVMTNLDKAEGK; from the coding sequence ATGGACAAGACCCTCAACAACAAGGCCTGGTTCCTCGTCCTGCCGGTTCTGCTGCTCGTGGCCTTCTCGGCCGTGGTGCCGCTGATGACGGTGGTGAACTATTCGGTGCAAGACACCTTCGGCAACAACGAGTTCTTCTGGGCGGGCCTCGACTGGTTCGACGAGATGCTCCATTCGGAACGGATGTGGGATGCGCTCGGCCGTCAGGCGATGTTCACCGCGATCATTCTCGCCATCGAGGTGCCGCTCGGCATTTTCGTGGCGCTCAATATGCCCAAGCGCGGGTTCTGGGCCTCGTTCTGCCTCGTCACCATGGCGCTGCCGCTGCTGATCCCGTTCAACGTGGTGGGCACGATCTGGCAGATCTTCGGCCGCGTCGACATCGGGCTTTTGGGCCATACGCTCGCTGCGCTCGGCATCGACTACAACTACACCAATGATGCGCTGGATGCTTGGGCCACCGTGATCACCATGGATGTCTGGCACTGGACCTCGCTGGTGGCGCTTCTGGCCTATGCCGGCCTGCAATCGATCCCCGAGGCCTATTACCAAGCCGCCAAGATCGATCAGGCCACGCGCTGGGCGGTGTTCCGCTTCATCGAGCTTCCCAAGATGCAGGGCGTGCTGCTGATCGCTGTGTTGCTGCGCTTCATGGACAGCTTCATGATCTATACTGAGCCCTTCGTCGTCACCGGCGGCGGCCCCGGCAATGCCACCACCTTCCTGTCCATCGACCTCGTGAAAATGGCCATCGGGCAATTCGATCTCGGGCCCGCAGCCGCCTTCTCGATCATGTATTTCCTCGTGATCCTGCTGATCTCTTGGGTGTTCTACACGGTCATGACCAATCTCGACAAAGCGGAGGGCAAGTGA
- a CDS encoding ABC transporter ATP-binding protein, which produces MAQITLQNLAHSYKPNASSDADFALKALDHVWQNGGAYALLGSSGCGKSTLLNIISGLLRPSHGRVLFGDRDVTEAATAERNIAQVFQFPVVYDTMTVGENLAFPLRNRGMDPAYIAGRVQEIARMIGMEEILKQKARGLTADAKQKISLGRGMVREDVNAILFDEPLTVIDPHMKFELRTQLKALHRAFGHTMIYVTHDQTEALTFADKVVVMYDGRVVQMGTPEELFERPAHSFVGYFIGSPGMNFFDAKIEGQRAFVQGVEVPLGAAYGPVSGRAQIGIRPEFCVLAREGGLPFQIQRIEDVGRHRIIRGTCGDVSVNVTLPEGMAIDAEATRLLFAPEKINVYADDWRIAPQGEQ; this is translated from the coding sequence ATGGCACAGATCACCCTGCAAAACCTCGCCCACAGCTACAAACCCAACGCCAGCTCCGACGCCGATTTCGCGCTCAAAGCCTTGGATCACGTCTGGCAGAATGGCGGCGCCTACGCGCTCCTCGGCTCCTCGGGCTGCGGGAAATCTACACTTCTCAACATCATCTCGGGTTTGCTCCGCCCCAGCCACGGCCGTGTGCTCTTCGGCGACCGCGACGTGACCGAAGCCGCCACCGCCGAGCGCAACATCGCGCAGGTGTTCCAGTTCCCCGTGGTCTACGACACGATGACCGTGGGCGAGAACCTCGCCTTCCCGCTGCGCAACCGCGGCATGGATCCCGCCTATATCGCCGGACGCGTGCAAGAGATCGCGCGGATGATCGGGATGGAGGAGATCCTCAAGCAAAAAGCGCGCGGCCTCACCGCCGACGCCAAGCAGAAAATCTCGCTCGGGCGCGGCATGGTGCGCGAGGATGTGAACGCGATCTTGTTTGACGAGCCGCTCACCGTCATCGATCCGCATATGAAATTCGAGCTGCGCACCCAGCTCAAGGCCCTGCACCGCGCTTTCGGGCACACGATGATCTATGTGACCCATGACCAGACCGAGGCGCTCACCTTCGCCGACAAGGTGGTGGTCATGTATGATGGGCGCGTGGTGCAGATGGGCACACCCGAAGAGCTGTTCGAGCGGCCGGCGCATAGCTTCGTGGGCTATTTCATCGGCTCGCCGGGGATGAATTTCTTTGATGCCAAAATCGAGGGCCAACGCGCCTTCGTGCAAGGCGTCGAGGTGCCTCTGGGCGCGGCCTACGGGCCAGTTTCAGGCCGCGCCCAGATCGGCATCCGTCCCGAATTCTGCGTTCTCGCCCGCGAAGGCGGCCTGCCCTTCCAGATCCAGCGCATTGAGGATGTGGGACGCCACCGCATCATCCGCGGGACCTGCGGGGACGTGTCGGTGAACGTGACCTTGCCCGAAGGCATGGCCATCGACGCTGAGGCCACTCGGCTCCTCTTCGCGCCCGAGAAGATCAACGTCTACGCCGATGACTGGCGCATCGCCCCGCAGGGAGAGCAGTGA
- a CDS encoding ABC transporter ATP-binding protein, translated as MTLELKGVSSSVEGRSHIHPTDLTLQKGTMNVLLGPTLSGKTSLMRLMAGLDQPSSGRVFWEGRDVTGQRVQERRVAMVYQQFINYPAMTVYDNIASPLRIQGASKSEIDRRVHEAAALMKLDQMLTRKPLELSGGQQQRCALARALVKGAGLVLLDEPLANLDYKLREELRVEIPKIFEKSGAIFVYATTEPEEALLLGGHTATLWEGRVTQFGRTAEVYRQPCDMTTARVFSDPPMNFARVEKRGHRLAFGQGVNAPADGVFANLPDGIYRAGFRPNHLEIAGHHSGSAIELPCTIRGTEVTGSETFLHLSHGSDQWVGLVHGVHALDAGAALTCALDPSFLYLFTEDGQLAAPASYAFAA; from the coding sequence ATGACACTGGAACTCAAAGGCGTTTCGAGTTCCGTGGAGGGCCGGAGTCACATCCACCCCACGGACCTGACGCTGCAAAAAGGCACGATGAACGTGCTGCTCGGGCCGACGCTCTCGGGCAAGACCTCGTTGATGCGCCTGATGGCGGGGCTCGATCAGCCCAGCTCCGGCCGCGTCTTCTGGGAAGGCCGCGATGTGACGGGCCAGCGGGTGCAGGAGCGCCGCGTGGCCATGGTCTACCAGCAGTTCATCAACTATCCGGCGATGACCGTTTACGACAACATCGCCTCGCCGCTGCGGATCCAGGGCGCGTCGAAATCCGAGATCGATCGCCGCGTGCATGAAGCGGCCGCGCTGATGAAGCTCGACCAGATGCTCACCCGCAAGCCGCTTGAGCTCTCGGGCGGCCAGCAACAGCGCTGCGCATTGGCGCGGGCCCTTGTGAAGGGCGCAGGCCTCGTCTTGCTCGACGAGCCGCTGGCGAACCTCGATTACAAGCTGCGCGAGGAATTGCGCGTGGAGATCCCGAAGATCTTCGAGAAATCGGGCGCGATTTTCGTCTATGCCACCACGGAGCCTGAAGAGGCGCTTCTCTTGGGCGGCCACACCGCCACGCTATGGGAGGGCCGTGTCACCCAGTTCGGCCGCACCGCCGAAGTCTACCGCCAACCCTGCGACATGACGACTGCGCGCGTGTTCTCCGACCCGCCGATGAATTTCGCGCGCGTCGAGAAACGGGGCCATCGCCTCGCGTTCGGGCAAGGGGTGAATGCCCCCGCAGACGGGGTGTTCGCCAACCTGCCGGACGGGATCTACCGCGCGGGCTTCCGCCCCAACCATCTCGAGATCGCGGGTCATCACTCGGGCAGCGCGATCGAACTGCCCTGCACCATTCGCGGCACCGAGGTGACTGGCTCCGAGACCTTCCTGCATCTCAGCCACGGGTCTGACCAATGGGTCGGGCTGGTGCACGGGGTGCATGCGCTGGACGCCGGTGCGGCTTTGACCTGCGCCCTCGACCCCTCCTTCCTCTATCTCTTCACCGAGGACGGGCAGCTTGCCGCCCCCGCCTCCTATGCCTTCGCGGCCTGA
- the glpD gene encoding glycerol-3-phosphate dehydrogenase, producing MTTTELQPVDLFVIGGGINGCGIARDAAGRGLTVMLAEKGDLAQATSSASTKLFHGGLRYLEFFEFRLVREALEERETLLKAMPHISWPMRFVLPYHADMRFESSTPTSRLLTLFMPWMKGRRPAWLIRLGLYLYDTLGGREILPGTRTLDLTKEVYGQPLKKKFRKAFEYSDCWVQDSRLVVLNARDAQARGATILTRTEVIRAKREGELWAVTLRDTAGTEAIHYARALVNAAGPWVDRLLDEQIGLTHSHSIRLVRGSHIVVPKLYDHDRCYFFQGEDGRIIFAIPYEQDFTLIGTTDQDHEGAPEAAACSQAEADYLRAFAATYFETSISADQIVWTYSGVRPLYNDSASSATAATRDYVLAVDQQGAPLLNVFGGKITTYRRLAESGMAKLSPFFNGLKPNWTAGVPLPGAGFAPEETTAETARLAADYPFLGQAWAERLFRHYGLEARAILRDAARIEDLGTNFGATLTQAEVDWLMDQEWARTVEDVVWRRTKLGLRLSETEKTALGAYMAARAK from the coding sequence GTGACCACCACTGAACTCCAGCCTGTTGATCTGTTCGTCATTGGCGGCGGCATCAATGGATGCGGCATCGCCCGTGATGCGGCTGGGCGTGGCCTCACGGTGATGCTGGCCGAGAAGGGCGATCTGGCCCAAGCCACCTCCTCCGCCTCGACCAAGCTGTTTCATGGCGGGTTGCGCTATCTCGAATTCTTCGAGTTCCGCCTCGTGCGCGAAGCCCTCGAAGAGCGCGAAACCTTGCTGAAGGCGATGCCCCATATCTCTTGGCCGATGCGCTTCGTGCTGCCCTACCATGCCGATATGCGCTTCGAGAGCAGCACGCCCACCTCGCGCCTGCTCACGCTGTTCATGCCGTGGATGAAAGGCCGCCGCCCCGCGTGGCTGATCCGCCTCGGGCTCTACCTCTATGACACGCTGGGCGGACGCGAGATCCTGCCCGGAACGCGCACCCTCGACCTCACAAAAGAGGTTTACGGTCAGCCCCTTAAGAAGAAATTCCGTAAGGCATTCGAATATTCCGATTGCTGGGTGCAGGACTCGCGCCTCGTCGTTCTGAACGCCCGCGATGCGCAGGCGCGCGGCGCAACAATTCTGACACGCACCGAGGTGATCCGCGCCAAACGCGAAGGCGAGCTCTGGGCGGTAACGCTGCGCGACACGGCAGGGACCGAGGCCATCCATTACGCCCGTGCACTGGTGAATGCGGCAGGGCCTTGGGTTGATCGGCTCTTGGACGAGCAGATCGGGCTCACGCACAGCCATTCGATCCGGCTCGTGCGCGGAAGCCATATCGTCGTTCCGAAACTCTACGACCACGACCGCTGCTATTTCTTCCAAGGCGAAGACGGTCGCATCATCTTCGCCATTCCTTATGAGCAGGATTTCACCCTGATCGGCACCACCGATCAGGACCATGAGGGCGCACCGGAAGCCGCCGCCTGCTCGCAAGCCGAAGCCGATTATCTGCGCGCTTTCGCCGCGACCTATTTCGAAACATCGATCAGCGCGGATCAGATCGTCTGGACCTATTCCGGCGTGCGCCCGCTATACAATGACAGTGCGAGCTCGGCCACGGCCGCGACCCGCGATTATGTGCTCGCGGTCGACCAGCAGGGGGCGCCCTTGCTGAATGTGTTCGGCGGGAAGATCACCACCTACCGCCGCTTGGCCGAGAGCGGCATGGCAAAACTTTCGCCATTCTTCAACGGGTTGAAGCCAAACTGGACCGCCGGCGTGCCGCTGCCGGGCGCAGGCTTCGCGCCCGAGGAGACCACAGCCGAAACGGCGCGGCTCGCAGCAGACTACCCCTTCCTCGGGCAGGCTTGGGCCGAGCGTTTGTTCCGGCATTACGGGCTGGAAGCACGCGCGATTTTGCGTGACGCTGCGCGAATTGAAGATTTGGGTACAAATTTCGGCGCGACTTTGACGCAAGCCGAAGTAGACTGGCTGATGGATCAGGAATGGGCCCGCACCGTGGAGGACGTTGTGTGGCGCCGGACCAAACTGGGGCTCCGCCTCAGCGAGACGGAAAAGACCGCACTCGGCGCCTATATGGCGGCGCGCGCGAAATAA